From the Streptomyces pluripotens genome, one window contains:
- a CDS encoding DEAD/DEAH box helicase, whose protein sequence is MSVSSTDQIVVSENENENELVDATAEVIEAPEATDTPQITFADLGLPEGVVRKLAQNGVTSPFPIQAATIPDALAGKDILGRGRTGSGKTLSFGLPTLAQLAGGRTEKKRPRAVILTPTRELAMQVADALQPYGDVVGLKMKVVCGGTSMGNQIYALERGVDILVATPGRLRDIINRGACSLEDVQIAVLDEADQMSDLGFLPEVTELLDQVPAGGQRMLFSATMENEIQTLVDRYLDNPVSHEVDAAQGAVTTMSHHILIVKPKDKAPVTAAIASRKGRTIIFVRTQLGADRVAEQLREAGAKADALHGGMTQGARTRTLADFKDGYVNVLVATDVAARGIHVDGIDLVLNVDPAGDHKDYLHRAGRTARAGRTGTVVSLSLPHQRRQIFRLMEDAGVDAARHIIQGGAAFEPEVAEITGARSMTEVQAESAANSAQQAEREVAQLTKQLERAQRRATELREESDRLVARVARERGEDPEAAVAEAQASAAQALAEASTAQQPAERESERAERQTVSAPYERKERRGFDRRDDRGDRGGRGFERRDDRRSFDRDRGFERRDDRGDRGGRGFERRDDRGDRGGRGFERRDDRGDRGGRGFERRDDRGDRGGRGFERRDDRRSFDRDRAGRSFDRRDERGGFRRDERGGHRGSDRPFNRDRRDDRPGFRSGGHDRPYGRRDDHRGAGSFGRREDKPRWKRNG, encoded by the coding sequence ATGTCCGTGTCCAGTACTGACCAGATCGTCGTGTCCGAGAACGAGAACGAGAACGAACTCGTCGATGCGACGGCCGAGGTCATCGAGGCCCCCGAGGCCACTGACACCCCTCAGATCACCTTCGCCGACCTCGGTCTCCCCGAGGGCGTGGTGCGCAAGCTCGCGCAGAACGGCGTGACGTCCCCCTTCCCGATCCAGGCCGCGACCATTCCGGACGCCCTGGCCGGCAAGGACATCCTCGGCCGAGGCCGCACCGGCTCCGGCAAGACCCTCTCCTTCGGCCTGCCGACCCTGGCTCAGCTGGCCGGCGGCCGCACCGAGAAGAAGCGGCCCCGCGCCGTCATCCTCACCCCGACCCGTGAGCTGGCCATGCAGGTCGCTGACGCCCTTCAGCCGTACGGCGATGTTGTCGGCCTGAAGATGAAGGTCGTCTGTGGCGGTACGTCCATGGGCAACCAGATCTACGCCCTGGAGCGCGGTGTCGACATCCTCGTCGCCACCCCGGGCCGGCTGCGCGACATCATCAACCGTGGAGCCTGCTCCCTGGAGGACGTGCAGATCGCGGTCCTCGACGAGGCGGACCAGATGTCTGACCTGGGCTTCCTGCCCGAGGTCACCGAGTTGCTGGACCAGGTTCCGGCGGGCGGCCAGCGAATGCTGTTCTCCGCCACGATGGAGAACGAGATCCAGACCCTGGTCGATCGTTACCTGGACAACCCCGTCTCCCACGAGGTGGACGCGGCCCAGGGCGCGGTGACGACCATGTCGCACCACATCCTCATCGTGAAGCCCAAGGACAAGGCACCGGTCACCGCCGCGATCGCCTCCCGCAAGGGCCGCACGATCATCTTCGTCCGTACCCAGCTGGGCGCGGACCGCGTTGCCGAGCAGCTGCGCGAGGCCGGTGCCAAGGCGGACGCGCTGCACGGTGGCATGACGCAGGGCGCCCGTACCCGTACCCTGGCCGACTTCAAGGACGGTTACGTCAACGTCCTCGTCGCGACCGACGTCGCCGCACGCGGTATCCACGTCGACGGCATCGACCTGGTGCTCAACGTGGACCCGGCCGGTGACCACAAGGACTACCTGCACCGCGCGGGCCGTACCGCGCGGGCCGGCCGTACGGGCACGGTCGTCTCGCTGTCCCTGCCCCACCAGCGGCGCCAGATCTTCCGCCTGATGGAGGACGCCGGCGTCGACGCGGCCCGCCACATCATCCAGGGTGGTGCTGCTTTCGAGCCGGAGGTCGCCGAGATCACCGGCGCCCGTTCCATGACCGAGGTGCAGGCCGAGTCCGCGGCCAACTCCGCCCAGCAGGCCGAGCGCGAGGTCGCGCAGCTCACCAAGCAGCTGGAACGTGCCCAGCGCCGCGCCACCGAGCTGCGCGAGGAGTCCGACCGGCTCGTCGCCCGGGTCGCCCGCGAGCGTGGCGAGGACCCGGAGGCCGCCGTGGCCGAGGCCCAGGCGTCCGCCGCGCAGGCGCTGGCCGAGGCGTCCACCGCCCAGCAGCCTGCGGAGCGCGAGTCCGAGCGGGCGGAGCGTCAGACGGTCTCTGCGCCGTACGAGCGCAAGGAGCGGCGTGGCTTCGACCGCCGGGACGACCGGGGTGACCGGGGTGGCCGTGGTTTCGAGCGTCGGGATGACCGGCGTTCGTTCGACCGTGACCGTGGTTTCGAGCGTCGCGACGACCGGGGTGACCGGGGCGGCCGTGGCTTTGAGCGTCGCGACGACCGGGGTGACCGGGGCGGCCGTGGCTTTGAGCGCCGGGACGACCGGGGTGACCGGGGCGGCCGTGGCTTTGAGCGCCGGGACGACCGGGGTGACCGGGGTGGCCGTGGTTTCGAGCGTCGGGATGACCGGCGTTCGTTCGACCGTGACCGTGCCGGCCGTTCCTTCGACCGCCGCGACGAGCGTGGCGGCTTCCGCCGTGACGAGCGTGGTGGGCACCGGGGCAGTGACCGTCCGTTCAACCGCGACCGTCGTGACGACCGCCCGGGCTTCCGTTCCGGCGGCCACGACCGCCCGTACGGTCGCCGTGATGACCACCGCGGCGCCGGTTCCTTCGGCCGTCGCGAGGACAAGCCGCGCTGGAAGCGCAACGGCTGA